Proteins encoded within one genomic window of Anaerosporomusa subterranea:
- a CDS encoding tripartite tricarboxylate transporter TctB family protein, giving the protein MAENQKDIEQAEAETVIEKQIPKGELKLLVLMLIMGLAWLYESIKVEGVFQGISNGPGSIAQLVATALVLMVAAHAYTLVKNGHQDGNWQELKRYLFDRQVIILIVMIILYGLLVETLHFVPTSILFLSITMYLLDRTKPVKKILVSSTFVGVLYLIFNTAFQVVLP; this is encoded by the coding sequence TTGGCTGAAAATCAAAAAGATATTGAACAGGCTGAAGCCGAAACAGTCATTGAAAAACAGATTCCGAAAGGCGAACTTAAACTACTGGTTCTTATGCTGATTATGGGCTTGGCTTGGCTCTATGAGTCAATCAAAGTAGAAGGCGTTTTCCAAGGGATTAGTAACGGACCTGGATCGATTGCCCAACTCGTTGCAACAGCCTTGGTGCTGATGGTCGCAGCGCATGCGTATACGCTGGTTAAAAACGGTCACCAGGACGGCAACTGGCAAGAGCTCAAACGCTATCTATTCGATAGACAAGTCATTATTCTGATTGTTATGATCATACTTTATGGACTGCTAGTGGAAACTCTCCACTTCGTTCCTACAAGCATTCTCTTTTTATCGATCACCATGTATCTATTGGACAGGACGAAGCCAGTGAAAAAAATTCTCGTATCGTCAACCTTTGTCGGCGTTTTGTACTTGATATTTAACACAGCATTCCAGGTGGTTCTACCTTAA
- a CDS encoding tripartite tricarboxylate transporter substrate binding protein, translated as MLFHTKKTCLLLVMVLLALLVVGCGSGEKKEQYPSKNINGIIAWGAGGGTDQVSRTLTPAAEKALGKTIVMANKTGATGAIATQNVFDQKADGYTLMFHAENPQIYPILGISKLTYDDFEPVLIATQGSTVIVVPKDSPYNTFADLIKAAKANPGQISIGISGVGGQPYVTAAILKKMEGVTFNQVAYDGDGPLTTALLGKQLQVSGLAVGAASQYIKNGDLKALAIMANKPNPSIPNVPHITQIDAKYNDVMKASGFFYGVFVKKGTPEDALKKLRDAFQVAYKDPKFQDYMQKNGLTPMGITGDEAKKYMKEWQSIVAWMIHDAGGAKESPEKFNIPKPGK; from the coding sequence ATGCTGTTTCACACTAAAAAAACTTGTCTCCTCTTGGTCATGGTACTCCTTGCTCTGCTGGTGGTTGGTTGCGGTTCAGGTGAGAAAAAAGAGCAATATCCTAGCAAAAACATTAACGGCATTATCGCCTGGGGTGCTGGCGGCGGCACTGACCAAGTGTCCCGGACTCTGACGCCGGCGGCGGAGAAAGCGCTCGGCAAAACGATCGTTATGGCTAATAAAACCGGTGCTACCGGCGCCATTGCCACGCAAAACGTGTTTGATCAAAAAGCTGACGGCTACACTCTGATGTTCCACGCAGAGAATCCCCAAATTTATCCTATTCTTGGAATATCCAAACTGACTTATGACGATTTTGAGCCGGTTCTTATCGCAACTCAAGGCTCTACCGTTATCGTGGTTCCTAAAGACTCCCCCTATAACACATTCGCTGATCTGATTAAGGCTGCCAAAGCCAACCCTGGTCAGATCAGCATTGGTATCAGCGGCGTCGGTGGCCAGCCTTATGTAACCGCAGCCATCCTGAAAAAGATGGAAGGCGTGACCTTCAACCAAGTCGCTTACGACGGAGACGGCCCACTGACCACCGCTCTGTTGGGCAAGCAACTCCAGGTATCCGGTCTGGCAGTTGGCGCAGCATCTCAGTACATCAAGAACGGCGATCTGAAGGCGTTGGCGATCATGGCTAACAAACCGAATCCCAGCATTCCCAACGTGCCGCATATCACCCAAATCGATGCGAAGTACAATGATGTCATGAAAGCATCCGGCTTTTTCTATGGCGTGTTTGTCAAGAAGGGCACTCCGGAAGATGCACTTAAGAAACTGCGTGATGCTTTCCAAGTCGCCTATAAAGATCCCAAATTCCAGGATTATATGCAGAAAAATGGTCTGACTCCGATGGGCATCACCGGCGACGAGGCGAAAAAATACATGAAGGAATGGCAATCTATCGTTGCTTGGATGATCCATGACGCTGGCGGCGCCAAAGAATCACCGGAGAAATTCAACATTCCGAAACCTGGTAAATAA
- a CDS encoding Bug family tripartite tricarboxylate transporter substrate binding protein: protein MKKTVVLSLVLLTIAALLATGCGGGSTQKTEQFPTKNLNGIISWGVGGVMDNVSRSVTPHVEKALGKTIVLSNKPGATGAIATQNVFDQKADGYTVLYHAENPQLYKVLALSKLDYADFEPIIIFGKGLSVIIVHKDSPLKTYDDLIAAAKQNPGKFNFGSSGVGGLPYNTSALIKDQEKINFNFVAYDGEGPLVTALLGKQIEATAIGVGSAAQYIKSGDIRALALVSNTPVDILGDVPVLGRIKPAYQEKLKSFGAFFGAYVKKGTPDAVIAKLTEAYVAGYKDPKFQEYMAKNGITPMGITGNEAKQFLSEWQSSATWLIHAAGGAKESPDKFGIPKPTK, encoded by the coding sequence TTGAAAAAGACAGTTGTTCTTTCCCTGGTACTCCTGACAATTGCCGCTCTGTTAGCAACCGGTTGCGGCGGCGGTTCGACTCAAAAGACAGAACAATTTCCAACGAAAAATCTCAATGGAATCATTTCTTGGGGCGTCGGCGGCGTCATGGACAACGTCTCGCGTTCGGTTACGCCACATGTTGAAAAAGCGTTGGGAAAAACGATCGTACTATCCAATAAACCCGGCGCTACCGGCGCTATAGCCACGCAAAACGTTTTCGACCAAAAAGCCGATGGTTATACGGTGCTGTATCATGCCGAAAACCCGCAACTGTACAAAGTGTTAGCATTGTCTAAACTTGATTACGCTGATTTTGAGCCGATCATCATCTTTGGTAAAGGCTTGTCTGTCATCATTGTGCATAAAGACTCACCATTGAAAACTTATGATGATTTGATCGCGGCTGCGAAGCAAAATCCCGGGAAATTTAACTTTGGTTCAAGCGGCGTCGGCGGATTGCCATATAACACTAGCGCGCTGATCAAAGACCAGGAAAAGATTAACTTTAACTTTGTGGCATACGATGGCGAAGGGCCGCTGGTTACCGCGCTGTTAGGAAAACAAATTGAGGCCACTGCCATCGGCGTTGGCTCGGCGGCGCAGTATATCAAATCCGGCGACATCAGAGCGCTGGCTCTGGTGTCAAACACCCCGGTCGATATTTTAGGCGATGTGCCGGTCTTAGGAAGAATTAAACCTGCTTATCAAGAAAAACTAAAAAGCTTCGGCGCTTTCTTCGGTGCATATGTTAAAAAAGGAACCCCGGATGCTGTGATTGCGAAGCTGACTGAAGCCTATGTTGCTGGTTATAAAGATCCTAAATTTCAGGAATATATGGCAAAGAACGGCATTACCCCGATGGGAATTACGGGTAATGAAGCCAAACAATTCTTATCAGAATGGCAATCTTCTGCAACTTGGTTGATTCATGCGGCCGGCGGCGCCAAGGAATCGCCCGATAAATTCGGCATTCCGAAGCCTACTAAGTAA
- a CDS encoding aldo/keto reductase, with translation MKYISIPGLERGCSQLVIGTSLFTPERKDVVFEMLDAYVENGGNTLDTSRIYSLGKSEQALAMWLKGRRNRDEMVIISKCCHHYIDENGCHHPDQQRVSPEYIRQDLQESLARMQVDYFDICLLHRDDLRVPVSELMDALQEHKDAGLYKAYGVSNWSTERMTEAIAYCATKGYAGLAANSPSLSLAKVNEPRWIGCVYPDADYIQWHKQTQLAMFSWAAQASGFFAGLYTPEVIPNPDIARVYYSEANWERFRRAKEMAVLKGRQYTTNHIALAYVLNQPYPTCAVIGPQKTEELLDSIMAVDIQLTEQELMWLDLETNVL, from the coding sequence GTGAAATATATTTCGATTCCCGGTCTGGAGCGCGGCTGTTCGCAACTCGTGATCGGCACATCCTTGTTTACGCCAGAACGTAAAGATGTTGTCTTTGAAATGCTTGACGCTTATGTAGAAAATGGCGGCAATACCTTAGATACATCGCGCATATACAGTCTGGGCAAGAGTGAACAGGCACTGGCGATGTGGCTGAAAGGCAGACGTAACCGCGACGAGATGGTTATCATCAGTAAATGTTGCCACCACTATATTGATGAAAACGGCTGTCATCATCCGGATCAGCAGCGTGTCAGTCCAGAATATATCCGTCAGGACTTACAGGAAAGTCTGGCAAGGATGCAGGTCGATTACTTTGATATCTGCCTGTTGCATCGCGATGATCTGCGAGTGCCTGTCAGCGAATTAATGGATGCCCTGCAAGAACACAAAGACGCCGGCCTGTATAAAGCGTATGGTGTATCAAACTGGAGTACCGAACGCATGACAGAGGCGATCGCGTATTGCGCTACCAAAGGCTATGCGGGACTCGCCGCCAACAGTCCCAGCCTTAGCTTGGCCAAGGTCAATGAGCCGCGCTGGATCGGCTGCGTCTATCCGGACGCCGACTATATCCAATGGCACAAACAGACTCAGTTGGCCATGTTCTCCTGGGCAGCCCAAGCCAGCGGCTTTTTCGCCGGCTTGTATACACCTGAGGTCATTCCCAATCCAGATATCGCCAGAGTGTATTACAGTGAGGCTAATTGGGAACGGTTCCGGCGTGCTAAAGAAATGGCGGTTCTAAAGGGTAGACAGTATACGACAAACCATATCGCTTTAGCCTATGTTCTAAACCAGCCGTATCCAACCTGTGCAGTCATCGGCCCGCAAAAGACAGAGGAATTGCTGGACAGCATCATGGCTGTCGACATTCAACTAACAGAACAGGAACTGATGTGGCTGGACTTAGAGACAAATGTACTTTAA